In Amycolatopsis sp. EV170708-02-1, the following are encoded in one genomic region:
- the sucB gene encoding 2-oxoglutarate dehydrogenase, E2 component, dihydrolipoamide succinyltransferase has protein sequence MAYSVTLPELGESVTEGTVTRWLKQEGDTVEVDEPLLEISTDKVDTEVPSPVAGKVVKISAQEDETVEVGGELAVIDDGTGGVPESSGSAEPAAEEAQPEPEPEPAKEEASAPSQPDTAPASGGEGTEVKLPELGESVTEGTVTRWLKQVGESVEVDEPLLEISTDKVDTEVPSPVAGTVLEIRAGEDETVEVGGVLAVIGAAGSAPAPKAEPKPEPKPEPKPEPKPEPKPEPKAEAAPAPKPAPAPQAAPAPKAEAPKPAASSDSGSDNAPYVTPLVRKLASEHGIDLSSLSGSGVGGRIRKQDVLAAAEAKQKAAPAPAAQPAAAAPAAAAPSAPRKATVSPELAALRGTVQKASRIRQITATKTRESLQVSAQLTQVHEVDVTKIAKLRQRAKAAFKEREGVNLTFLPFFAKATVEALKQHPNVNASYNEDTKEITYHGAVHLGIAVDTEKGLLSVVIHDAGELSLAGLAHRIADLAGRARSGQIKPDELSGGTFTITNIGSNGALFDTPIIVQPQSGMLGTGAVVKRPVVIADADGNDTIAVRSMAFLPLTYDHRLVDGADAGRFVTTIKQRLEEGNFEDELGL, from the coding sequence ATGGCCTACTCCGTCACGTTGCCGGAGCTCGGTGAGAGCGTCACCGAGGGCACCGTCACCCGGTGGTTGAAGCAGGAGGGCGACACCGTCGAGGTCGACGAGCCGTTGCTCGAGATCTCCACGGACAAGGTCGACACCGAGGTCCCGTCCCCGGTCGCCGGCAAGGTCGTGAAGATCAGCGCTCAGGAAGACGAGACCGTCGAGGTCGGCGGCGAGCTCGCCGTCATCGACGACGGGACCGGCGGGGTGCCGGAGTCCTCCGGTTCGGCCGAGCCGGCCGCCGAAGAGGCGCAGCCCGAGCCGGAGCCCGAGCCCGCGAAGGAAGAGGCCTCCGCTCCGTCCCAGCCGGACACCGCGCCGGCTTCGGGCGGCGAAGGCACCGAGGTGAAGCTGCCTGAGCTGGGCGAGAGCGTCACCGAGGGCACCGTCACCCGGTGGCTCAAGCAGGTCGGCGAGAGCGTCGAGGTCGACGAGCCGTTGCTCGAGATCTCCACGGACAAGGTCGACACCGAGGTCCCGTCCCCGGTCGCCGGCACCGTGCTGGAGATCCGGGCAGGCGAGGACGAGACCGTCGAGGTCGGCGGTGTGCTCGCGGTGATCGGTGCCGCCGGTTCCGCCCCGGCCCCGAAGGCCGAGCCGAAGCCGGAGCCCAAGCCCGAGCCGAAGCCGGAGCCCAAGCCGGAACCGAAGCCCGAGCCCAAGGCCGAAGCGGCTCCCGCGCCGAAGCCCGCCCCGGCTCCGCAGGCCGCCCCGGCTCCCAAGGCCGAGGCGCCGAAGCCGGCCGCGAGCAGCGACAGCGGCTCGGACAACGCGCCGTACGTGACGCCGCTCGTCCGCAAGCTCGCTTCGGAGCACGGCATCGACCTGTCGTCGCTGTCCGGCAGCGGCGTCGGCGGCCGCATCCGCAAGCAGGACGTGCTCGCGGCCGCCGAGGCCAAGCAGAAGGCCGCCCCGGCTCCCGCCGCGCAGCCCGCTGCCGCCGCCCCGGCCGCCGCCGCGCCGTCGGCTCCGCGCAAGGCCACGGTTTCGCCGGAGCTCGCGGCTCTGCGCGGCACCGTGCAGAAGGCCAGCCGGATCCGGCAGATCACCGCCACGAAGACCCGCGAGTCGCTGCAGGTTTCCGCGCAGCTCACGCAGGTCCACGAGGTGGACGTCACGAAGATCGCCAAGCTCCGCCAGCGGGCGAAGGCGGCCTTCAAGGAGCGCGAGGGCGTCAACCTGACGTTCCTGCCGTTCTTCGCGAAGGCCACCGTCGAGGCGCTCAAGCAGCACCCGAACGTCAACGCGTCCTACAACGAGGACACGAAGGAGATCACCTACCACGGTGCTGTGCACCTGGGGATCGCGGTGGACACCGAAAAGGGTCTGCTGTCGGTGGTCATCCACGACGCGGGTGAGCTCAGCCTCGCCGGTCTCGCGCACCGCATCGCCGACCTGGCGGGCCGCGCGCGTTCGGGCCAGATCAAGCCGGACGAGCTGTCGGGCGGCACCTTCACGATCACGAACATCGGCTCCAACGGCGCCCTGTTCGACACGCCGATCATCGTGCAGCCGCAGTCCGGCATGCTCGGTACCGGCGCGGTCGTGAAGCGTCCGGTCGTGATCGCGGACGCCGACGGCAACGACACGATCGCCGTCCGGTCGATGGCGTTCCTGCCGCTGACCTACGACCACCGCCTGGTGGACGGGGCCGACGCGGGCCGCTTCGTCACGACGATCAAGCAGCGTCTGGAAGAGGGCAACTTCGAGGACGAGCTCGGTCTCTGA
- a CDS encoding serine hydrolase has protein sequence MLTRRHLLAGAAAGSAALLLPGTASAAQPDTTTEQGWLDWIAAHRHDVSVLIDDGAGRRAERDPGVRRVLASSIKVVHLSAYAVAVAEGRLDPKERIRVGDWDAHHPFVADGRAHFQALNWLGVPCDDFGIAKDPEQRVPLARLAEAMILFSDNAATDYLRTRLGDPALRRAAARGGWARPDTRSLGGEVLMLMMPEYAPPPGSPVAVRRAMGDAVARRFVRDPGFRAEAFERWPDMPATSDAQWPWIKGHGQGSATDLFSLHRNIAKGLYPPAREILAKPLSDRVPPGASEVLFKGGSLPRTLTVGLSVRWPGERSGTAALLLTGLSDQDVQNALPLVELVLAALSDPARFTALERALR, from the coding sequence ATGCTGACCAGACGCCATCTGCTGGCGGGCGCCGCCGCGGGGTCGGCCGCGCTGCTGCTGCCGGGGACCGCGAGCGCGGCGCAGCCGGACACGACGACCGAACAGGGCTGGCTCGACTGGATCGCCGCGCACCGGCACGACGTCTCCGTCCTGATCGACGACGGCGCCGGCCGCCGTGCCGAGCGCGATCCCGGCGTCCGGCGGGTGCTGGCCTCGTCGATCAAGGTCGTGCATCTCAGCGCGTACGCCGTCGCGGTCGCCGAAGGCAGGCTCGACCCCAAGGAGCGGATCCGGGTGGGCGACTGGGACGCCCACCACCCCTTCGTCGCCGACGGCCGCGCGCACTTCCAGGCGCTCAACTGGCTGGGCGTTCCCTGCGACGACTTCGGCATCGCCAAGGATCCCGAGCAGCGTGTCCCCTTGGCCAGGCTCGCCGAAGCGATGATCCTCTTCAGCGACAACGCCGCCACGGACTATCTCCGCACCCGTCTCGGCGATCCAGCCCTCCGGCGGGCGGCGGCGCGGGGCGGCTGGGCGAGGCCGGACACGCGCTCGCTGGGCGGCGAGGTCCTGATGCTGATGATGCCGGAGTACGCGCCCCCGCCCGGCAGCCCGGTCGCCGTCCGGCGGGCGATGGGCGACGCGGTCGCGCGCCGGTTCGTCCGCGATCCGGGGTTCCGCGCCGAAGCCTTCGAGCGCTGGCCGGACATGCCCGCCACCTCCGACGCCCAATGGCCGTGGATCAAGGGGCACGGTCAGGGCTCGGCGACGGATCTGTTCTCACTTCATCGCAACATCGCGAAGGGCCTCTACCCACCCGCGCGCGAGATCCTCGCGAAGCCGCTCTCGGACCGGGTGCCGCCCGGAGCGAGCGAAGTGCTCTTCAAGGGCGGAAGCCTGCCGCGCACACTGACCGTCGGGCTTTCCGTCCGCTGGCCGGGCGAGCGTTCGGGCACGGCGGCCCTGCTGCTCACCGGCCTGAGCGACCAGGACGTGCAGAACGCCCTGCCACTCGTCGAACTCGTACTCGCGGCGCTGTCCGATCCTGCGCGGTTCACGGCCCTGGAACGAGCGCTCCGCTGA
- a CDS encoding helix-turn-helix transcriptional regulator — MNAELADRIAALEARVAALEGQQDTEPAASPGGLVGYHGELTEPVELSWAINVTPGPMLAFADGPRVEVLAALSSTARVALVRTLAEKGAQTAPALQEAAELGSPGQLYHHLKALTGAGIVEQDKRGSYRLRPTATIPVLVLLTAASDVAGQLKNLSVRPDRG, encoded by the coding sequence ATGAACGCCGAGCTCGCCGACCGGATCGCCGCCCTCGAAGCACGGGTCGCCGCGCTGGAAGGGCAGCAGGACACCGAACCGGCGGCGAGCCCCGGCGGGCTGGTCGGCTACCACGGTGAACTGACCGAACCCGTCGAGCTGAGCTGGGCGATCAACGTCACGCCCGGCCCGATGCTGGCGTTCGCGGACGGGCCGCGGGTCGAAGTGCTCGCGGCCCTGTCCAGCACCGCGCGGGTGGCGCTCGTGCGGACGCTGGCCGAGAAGGGCGCGCAGACCGCGCCCGCCCTGCAGGAGGCCGCCGAACTCGGCTCGCCCGGCCAGCTGTACCACCATCTCAAGGCGCTGACCGGCGCCGGGATCGTCGAGCAGGACAAGCGCGGCAGCTACCGGCTTCGTCCCACCGCGACGATCCCGGTGCTGGTGCTGCTCACCGCCGCGTCGGACGTCGCCGGGCAGCTGAAGAACCTGAGCGTGCGTCCGGATCGCGGATAG
- a CDS encoding TIGR01777 family oxidoreductase → MRVLIAGASGLIGTSLTTRLRRSGHEVVRLVRREERAADERRWDPPAGEIADGALDGVDAVVNLAGAPLLPGRWSAARKQVLLDSRVEPTEVLAEAVAEHGIPVLVNASAVGYYGDPGPSLVDESSPAGRGFLAGLCTAWEGATETAATAGARVVRIRTGLVLARKGGLLDVLRPLFRLGFGGKLGDGKQYMPWISLDDEVGAIVFALENESLSGAVNLSGPQPATNAAFTKALARAVHRPAIWQVPGFAMKIALGQAAEEMALFGQRAMPRALEEAGYAFRHPTLEDALAAAT, encoded by the coding sequence ATGCGAGTTCTGATCGCGGGCGCGAGCGGACTGATCGGCACCTCCCTCACGACACGGTTACGCCGTTCCGGGCACGAAGTGGTCCGGCTCGTCCGCCGGGAGGAGCGGGCGGCCGACGAGCGCCGCTGGGATCCTCCCGCCGGGGAGATCGCCGACGGCGCGCTCGACGGGGTCGACGCGGTCGTGAACCTCGCGGGCGCGCCGCTGCTGCCCGGACGCTGGAGCGCGGCCCGCAAACAGGTGCTCCTCGACAGCCGGGTCGAACCGACGGAGGTCCTCGCGGAGGCCGTCGCCGAACACGGGATCCCCGTGCTGGTCAACGCTTCCGCCGTCGGCTACTACGGAGATCCCGGTCCGTCCCTTGTGGACGAATCGAGCCCCGCGGGACGCGGTTTCCTCGCCGGGCTCTGCACCGCGTGGGAAGGCGCCACCGAGACCGCGGCCACCGCCGGCGCCCGTGTCGTGCGGATCCGCACCGGGCTGGTGCTCGCACGCAAGGGCGGGCTCCTGGACGTCCTGCGACCGCTGTTCCGCTTGGGGTTCGGCGGGAAACTCGGCGACGGCAAGCAGTACATGCCGTGGATCTCGCTCGACGACGAGGTCGGCGCGATCGTTTTCGCGCTGGAGAACGAATCGCTGTCGGGCGCGGTGAATCTCTCCGGGCCGCAGCCCGCCACGAACGCCGCCTTCACGAAGGCGCTCGCCCGCGCTGTGCACCGGCCGGCGATCTGGCAGGTGCCCGGTTTCGCGATGAAGATCGCCCTCGGGCAGGCGGCCGAGGAGATGGCGTTGTTCGGGCAACGGGCCATGCCGCGTGCGCTGGAGGAGGCGGGATACGCGTTCCGCCATCCGACCCTCGAGGACGCGCTGGCCGCCGCGACATGA
- a CDS encoding phosphatase PAP2 family protein, with product MTLQRGLYTLAGFLLLAGFVLLGLSVDERPPPVDVALADAFRDQHTRPAGQVAGLVTQVLGPVLPFALGAVLVAVAWRRRDLTVLCVKLAVVLLLCRMTSLIAKPAFYRERPREFPNLSYPSGHVVAVACTGFVAVLLCAWTRPHLARLAITIAAAATVLGALCRIVLGVHWLTDTAGSVLAVGGVGLISAAALGLLPLPRGGA from the coding sequence ATGACCTTGCAGCGCGGGCTGTACACCCTCGCCGGATTCCTGCTGCTGGCCGGCTTCGTCCTCCTCGGGCTGTCCGTCGACGAGCGGCCGCCGCCGGTGGACGTCGCCCTCGCCGACGCGTTCCGCGACCAGCACACCCGGCCCGCCGGGCAGGTGGCCGGCCTGGTCACGCAGGTCCTCGGCCCGGTGCTGCCGTTCGCGCTGGGCGCCGTGCTGGTGGCGGTCGCGTGGCGCCGCCGCGACCTGACCGTCTTGTGCGTCAAGCTGGCCGTCGTCCTGCTGTTGTGCCGTATGACCAGCCTGATCGCGAAACCGGCCTTCTACCGGGAGCGGCCTCGTGAATTCCCCAATCTGAGTTATCCGAGCGGGCACGTGGTCGCGGTCGCCTGCACGGGGTTCGTCGCGGTGCTGCTGTGCGCGTGGACCCGGCCGCACCTCGCGCGCCTGGCGATCACGATCGCCGCCGCGGCGACGGTGCTCGGCGCCCTCTGCCGCATCGTGCTGGGCGTGCACTGGCTGACCGACACCGCGGGATCCGTGCTCGCGGTGGGTGGTGTGGGCCTGATTTCGGCGGCCGCTCTGGGCCTGCTGCCACTGCCGCGCGGCGGCGCGTAG
- the lipB gene encoding lipoyl(octanoyl) transferase LipB gives MSSSTTSCRAATEPVDVREIGTIDYTEAWELQRRHVTARADGEGPDTMLLLEHPSVYTAGKRTEAEDRPTDGTPVIDVDRGGKITWHGPGQLVGYPIVKLADPIDVVHYVRRLEEALITVCDQLGVHTGRVEGRSGVWIPADDRGPERKIAAIGIRVQRGVTMHGFELNCNADLGAFDKIVPCGIRDAGVTSLSYELDREVTVASVLPMAREAVLAALEGDLPVSDERWLPRPEAPAAPGVTFALQS, from the coding sequence GTGAGCTCTTCGACCACGTCATGCCGTGCCGCCACCGAGCCCGTCGACGTCCGCGAGATCGGGACGATCGACTACACCGAAGCCTGGGAACTCCAGCGCCGGCACGTGACTGCCCGTGCCGACGGCGAGGGCCCCGACACCATGCTGCTGCTGGAGCACCCGTCGGTGTACACGGCGGGCAAGCGCACCGAAGCCGAGGACAGGCCGACCGACGGCACCCCGGTGATCGACGTCGACCGCGGCGGCAAGATCACCTGGCACGGTCCCGGTCAGCTGGTCGGATACCCGATCGTCAAACTCGCCGACCCGATCGACGTCGTGCACTACGTGCGGCGGCTCGAAGAGGCCCTGATCACCGTCTGCGACCAGCTCGGCGTGCACACCGGCCGGGTCGAGGGCCGCAGCGGCGTCTGGATCCCCGCCGACGACCGCGGCCCGGAGCGGAAGATCGCCGCGATCGGCATCCGCGTCCAGCGCGGCGTGACCATGCACGGTTTCGAGCTGAACTGCAACGCCGACCTGGGCGCCTTCGACAAGATCGTCCCGTGCGGCATCCGGGACGCGGGCGTGACTTCGCTTTCCTACGAGCTCGACCGCGAGGTCACCGTCGCGTCGGTGCTGCCGATGGCGCGTGAAGCCGTGCTCGCGGCGCTTGAAGGCGACCTGCCGGTGAGCGACGAGCGCTGGCTGCCGCGCCCCGAGGCCCCTGCCGCCCCCGGCGTCACTTTCGCTCTGCAGAGCTGA
- a CDS encoding LLM class F420-dependent oxidoreductase, translated as MDLRIFTEPQQGASYEDLLRVAKATEDAGYDAFFRSDHYLKMGSATGLPGPTDAWITLAGLARETRRVRLGTLVTAATFRHPSVLAISVAQVDQMSGGRVELGLGSGWYDDEHTAYGLDLPPIKERFDRYAEQLAVVTGLWETPEGETFSFDGEHYKLVDSPGLPKPAQRPRPPVIIGGGGKKRTPALAARYADEFNLPFVGPDVAAAQFGRVDDAAREIGRDPKEIIRSAALVVAVGRDDAEVAKRASVLGREVSELRENGLAGTPSEVVEKVGLWREKTGITRLYLQLLDLSDLDQIELIASEVAPQLD; from the coding sequence GTGGACCTCAGGATCTTTACCGAGCCCCAGCAGGGGGCCAGCTACGAAGACCTGCTCCGGGTGGCGAAGGCCACCGAGGACGCGGGCTACGACGCCTTCTTCCGCAGCGATCACTACCTGAAGATGGGTTCTGCGACCGGGCTGCCGGGGCCGACCGACGCGTGGATCACCCTCGCGGGTCTCGCCCGCGAGACCCGCCGTGTGCGGCTGGGCACCCTCGTCACCGCCGCGACCTTCCGGCATCCGTCCGTGCTCGCGATCTCGGTCGCGCAGGTGGACCAGATGTCCGGCGGCCGCGTCGAACTCGGCCTCGGATCGGGCTGGTACGACGACGAGCACACCGCTTACGGCCTCGACCTGCCGCCGATCAAGGAGCGCTTCGACCGCTACGCCGAGCAGCTCGCCGTGGTCACCGGGCTGTGGGAGACGCCGGAGGGGGAGACGTTCTCCTTCGACGGCGAGCACTACAAGCTCGTCGACTCGCCGGGCCTGCCGAAGCCGGCGCAGCGGCCCCGGCCGCCGGTGATCATCGGCGGTGGCGGCAAGAAGCGCACCCCGGCGCTCGCCGCCCGCTACGCGGACGAGTTCAACCTGCCGTTCGTGGGACCGGACGTCGCCGCGGCGCAGTTCGGCCGCGTCGACGACGCCGCGCGCGAGATCGGCCGCGACCCCAAGGAGATCATCCGGTCGGCCGCGCTCGTCGTCGCCGTTGGCCGTGACGACGCCGAGGTCGCGAAGCGCGCTTCGGTGCTCGGGCGCGAGGTCTCCGAGCTGCGGGAGAACGGGCTCGCGGGCACGCCGTCCGAGGTCGTCGAGAAGGTCGGGCTGTGGCGGGAGAAGACCGGGATCACCCGGCTCTACCTGCAGCTGCTGGATCTTTCGGATCTGGACCAGATCGAGCTGATCGCCTCCGAGGTCGCTCCTCAGCTGGACTGA
- a CDS encoding TetR/AcrR family transcriptional regulator → MRSRRLDYSESTRSALVESAVELFTKRGYAGTSLDEIAKRARVTKGALYHHFSGKQALFEAAFDTVESQVFDRLEKIMNGPASPWERALSGLRGFLQSCLDPAYQRIAIHEAPVVMGWERWREAEERCSFGLVRTGIQSLIEVGEVDDVPVDVTARLLFGALSSAAIEIASSPEPKKVSAQVEEVLVRLLVGFRRVPPAEHGKAS, encoded by the coding sequence ATGAGGTCAAGGCGGCTGGACTATTCCGAGTCCACCCGGTCGGCGCTCGTCGAGAGTGCCGTTGAGCTGTTCACCAAACGCGGGTACGCCGGCACGTCTCTCGACGAGATCGCCAAACGGGCCAGGGTGACGAAAGGCGCGCTGTACCACCATTTCAGTGGGAAGCAGGCGCTGTTCGAGGCTGCCTTCGACACGGTCGAAAGCCAGGTCTTCGACCGGCTCGAAAAGATCATGAACGGCCCGGCCTCGCCGTGGGAGCGGGCGCTCTCCGGGTTGCGCGGCTTCCTGCAGAGCTGCCTCGACCCGGCGTACCAGCGCATCGCGATCCACGAGGCGCCGGTGGTGATGGGCTGGGAACGCTGGCGCGAGGCGGAGGAGCGGTGCAGCTTCGGCCTGGTCCGCACCGGGATCCAGTCGCTCATCGAGGTCGGCGAGGTCGACGACGTCCCGGTGGACGTCACCGCGCGGCTGCTGTTCGGCGCGTTGTCGAGCGCCGCGATCGAGATCGCCAGCTCGCCGGAACCGAAGAAGGTCAGCGCCCAGGTCGAGGAGGTCCTGGTGCGGCTGCTCGTCGGGTTCCGCCGCGTTCCGCCCGCCGAGCACGGGAAAGCGAGCTGA
- a CDS encoding oxidoreductase → MAAHTRWTEADIPDQTGRTVFVTGANSGLGLRMSEVLAGKGARVLLGCRSPERGAKALEKVRAAATGEAPELVRLDLADLDSVREAAKKVQELTGGKLDILVNNAGVMATPRGHTKDGFETQFGTNHLGHAVLTWLLMPSLRNGSGARVVTLSSIAATGARIDVADPNFERRMYNPGSAYGQSKLANQVFALELDRRLRAAGEDVVSVAAHPGYTWTGLGSGMARSYRNRVVRALVAGGNRIGEIFIAQNARQGTLPQLFAATSPEAEGGDYIGPRGLGGLRGAPVKVRPLAAARSESLGAALWDLTTKLTGVTPDPA, encoded by the coding sequence ATGGCTGCTCACACGCGCTGGACCGAGGCCGACATCCCGGATCAGACCGGCCGGACGGTGTTCGTCACCGGCGCGAACTCGGGGCTCGGGTTGCGGATGTCCGAGGTGCTCGCGGGCAAGGGGGCCCGCGTGCTGCTCGGCTGCCGGTCGCCGGAGCGTGGCGCCAAGGCACTGGAGAAGGTGCGCGCGGCCGCGACCGGGGAAGCACCCGAGCTCGTCCGGCTGGACCTCGCCGACCTCGACTCGGTCCGCGAAGCCGCGAAGAAGGTCCAGGAGCTGACGGGCGGCAAGCTCGACATCCTGGTCAACAACGCGGGTGTGATGGCGACCCCGCGCGGCCACACCAAGGACGGTTTCGAAACCCAGTTCGGCACGAACCACCTCGGGCACGCGGTGCTGACCTGGCTGCTGATGCCGTCACTGCGCAACGGCTCGGGAGCGCGCGTCGTCACCTTGTCGAGCATCGCGGCGACGGGCGCGCGCATCGACGTCGCCGACCCGAACTTCGAACGCCGGATGTACAACCCCGGCTCGGCCTACGGCCAGTCGAAACTCGCCAATCAGGTGTTCGCGCTCGAACTCGACCGCAGGCTGCGCGCCGCGGGCGAGGACGTCGTCAGCGTGGCGGCGCACCCCGGCTACACCTGGACCGGGCTCGGCTCGGGGATGGCCCGCTCCTACCGCAACCGGGTGGTGCGCGCGCTCGTCGCCGGGGGCAACCGGATCGGCGAGATCTTCATCGCGCAGAACGCCCGCCAGGGCACGCTCCCGCAGCTGTTCGCGGCGACCTCCCCCGAGGCCGAAGGCGGCGATTACATCGGCCCTCGCGGGCTCGGCGGACTTCGCGGCGCCCCGGTCAAGGTGCGCCCGCTGGCCGCCGCGAGGAGCGAATCGCTCGGTGCCGCGTTGTGGGACCTGACCACCAAGTTGACGGGCGTCACCCCCGACCCCGCGTGA
- the lipA gene encoding lipoyl synthase translates to MSAAPDGRKLLRLEVRNSQTPIEKKPSWIKTRARMGPEFTELKGLVRREGLHTVCEEAGCPNIYECWEDREATFLIGGDQCTRRCDFCQIDTGKPAELDRTEPRKVAESVQAMGLRYSTVTGVARDDLEDGGAWLYAETVRQIHALNPGTGVELLIPDFNADPDQLAEVFGSRPEVLAHNVETVPRIFKRIRPGFRYARSLEVITKAREAGLVTKSNLILGMGETPEEVAPAMKDLVDAGCEILTITQYLRPSPRHHPVDRWVKPEEFVEHSNAAEAMGFAGVMAGPLVRSSYRAGRLFAQTKAHRGEPLSENLAHLAAEGPAAQEASSLLAR, encoded by the coding sequence GTGAGTGCTGCCCCAGATGGCCGCAAGCTGTTGCGGCTCGAGGTCCGGAATTCCCAGACTCCCATCGAAAAGAAGCCGTCGTGGATCAAGACGCGCGCCCGGATGGGTCCGGAGTTCACCGAACTCAAAGGCCTGGTGCGCCGCGAAGGCCTCCACACCGTGTGTGAAGAAGCCGGCTGTCCCAACATCTACGAATGCTGGGAAGACCGTGAAGCGACCTTCCTGATCGGTGGCGACCAGTGCACCCGGCGCTGTGACTTCTGCCAGATCGACACCGGCAAGCCCGCCGAGCTGGACCGCACCGAGCCCCGCAAGGTCGCCGAAAGCGTCCAGGCGATGGGCCTGCGCTACTCGACGGTCACCGGCGTCGCGCGCGACGACCTGGAAGACGGCGGCGCGTGGTTGTACGCCGAAACCGTCCGTCAGATCCACGCGCTGAATCCGGGCACCGGTGTCGAGCTGCTGATCCCGGACTTCAACGCGGATCCCGACCAGCTGGCCGAGGTCTTCGGCTCCCGCCCCGAGGTGCTCGCGCACAACGTCGAGACCGTCCCGCGGATCTTCAAGCGGATCCGGCCGGGTTTCCGGTACGCGCGGTCGCTGGAAGTCATCACGAAGGCCCGCGAGGCCGGTCTGGTGACCAAGTCGAACCTCATCCTGGGCATGGGCGAGACCCCCGAAGAGGTCGCGCCCGCGATGAAGGACCTGGTCGACGCGGGCTGCGAGATCCTCACCATCACCCAGTACCTGCGCCCTTCGCCCAGGCACCACCCCGTGGACCGCTGGGTCAAGCCCGAAGAGTTCGTCGAGCACTCGAACGCCGCCGAGGCCATGGGCTTCGCCGGCGTGATGGCGGGGCCGCTCGTACGTTCCTCGTACCGCGCCGGTCGCCTTTTCGCCCAGACGAAGGCCCACCGCGGCGAACCGCTGTCGGAGAACCTGGCCCACCTGGCCGCCGAAGGTCCCGCCGCGCAGGAAGCCAGCTCGCTGCTGGCACGGTGA
- a CDS encoding DedA family protein, with translation MALVTDLLNWLQGLPEPGLVAATGGLVFAECTIGLGFIAPGESGLLVAATTATSVSRFLTLWAVVTVCAALGDSLGYAIGKRFGPRLRETKLIRKYGLDAWDKATGVLERRGAWAVFFARFLPVIRTLTPAASGTSGLPFRKFLPAAAAGAACWSAIHIGIGAALGEAAKKVEGALNTGGLVIVGVLVGVAVFFLLRYKKKKALAVTAEEAAPAKIGADD, from the coding sequence GTGGCGTTGGTAACTGATCTTCTGAACTGGCTGCAGGGACTCCCCGAACCGGGACTGGTCGCGGCGACCGGCGGACTCGTGTTCGCCGAATGCACCATCGGGCTCGGCTTCATCGCCCCCGGTGAATCGGGGCTGCTGGTCGCGGCCACGACGGCGACGTCGGTCTCGCGGTTCCTGACCCTGTGGGCGGTCGTGACGGTCTGCGCCGCACTCGGCGACTCGCTCGGCTACGCGATCGGCAAACGCTTCGGCCCGCGTCTGCGCGAGACGAAGCTGATCCGCAAGTACGGCCTCGACGCCTGGGACAAGGCGACCGGAGTGCTCGAACGGCGAGGCGCGTGGGCGGTGTTCTTCGCTCGGTTCCTCCCGGTGATCCGCACGCTGACCCCGGCCGCGTCCGGGACCTCGGGCCTGCCCTTCCGGAAGTTCCTGCCCGCCGCCGCGGCGGGCGCGGCCTGCTGGTCGGCCATCCACATCGGTATCGGTGCCGCGCTCGGCGAGGCGGCCAAGAAGGTCGAAGGCGCGCTCAACACCGGCGGCCTGGTCATCGTCGGCGTGCTCGTCGGTGTCGCCGTGTTCTTCCTGCTGCGCTACAAGAAGAAGAAAGCGCTCGCGGTCACAGCCGAAGAAGCCGCCCCGGCGAAGATCGGCGCGGACGACTAG